From Candidatus Mycalebacterium zealandia:
CCCTCACCGATTTTTATGTGGTGGACATCGCCTCTTGCCACCGTGTTGAACCATATGCTTGAACGCGCGCCGATGGCAACATCTCCGACTATTACCGCTTGCTTTGCTATAAACGCGCTCGGATGTATGGACGGAGTTTTTCCTTTCAGGGATTTAATCAATTTATTTGTCTGTTATTTCCGCGTCTATAACTTCCCCGTCATCGCCGCCCTTTTTCTTGTCGGGTTGTTCTCCGCCGGGCTGTTTCGCGTCCGCCGCGCCGTCGGTTGCGCTCTGCTGCTGTTTATACATAATCTCGGCGAGTTTGTGAGACGCTTTTGTTATCGCTTCGGACGCTTTTTCAATCTCGTCCGCATTACCGGATTTTATCGCGGTTCTTCCCGATTCAAGCGCCTGCTCAAGATCTTTGCTCTCTTCGTCCGACAGTTTGTCCTTATGTTCTTTAAAGGTCGTTTCGGTTGAGTAAATCAACTGATCAAGCTGATTTTTCGCCTGAACGGTTTTGTGTTTTTGCTCGTCTTCATCGCTCTTTTCCTCCGCCTCTTTTATCATCGCGTCTATCTCTTCCTGAGACAGTCCGCTTGACGCCTCAACCTTGATTTTCTGCTCTTTGTCGGTTGCCTTGTCTTTTGCCGTAACATGCAGAATGCCGTCCGCGTCTATGTCAAAAGACACCTCGATCTGAGGAAGCCCTCTGGGCGCGGCGGGGATTTTGTCCAGAATGAACTTTGCAAGAGTTCTGTTGTCCGTGGACATTTTCCGCTCTCCCTGAAGAACATGGATTTCCACCTGCGTCTGATTGTCTTCGGCGGTTGTGAATATCTGGCTTTTCTGGGTCGGGATTGTCGTGTTCGCTTCAATTATCGGGGTCATTATTCCGCCAAGTGTTTCAATTCCGAGCGAAAGCGGCGTAACATCCAGAAGCAGAATGTCTTTTACGTCTCCGCCGAGCACCGCGCCCTGAATAGCCGCTCCCATTGCAACAACCTCATCGGGATTGATTCCCTTATGAGGTTCCTTGCCGAAAAATTCCGTAACGGTTTTCTGCACAAGCGGCATTCTTGTTGAACCGCCGACAAGCAGAACTTCCGATATGTCGGACGCTTTGAGTCCGGCGTCTTGAAGAGCTTTTTGGCACGGTTCCAATGTTCCCTTGACCATCGGTTCTATTAACTGCTCCAACTTCGATCTTGTGATTTTCATCACAAGATGCTTCGCGCCCGAAGAGTCCGCGGTTATAAAC
This genomic window contains:
- the dnaK gene encoding molecular chaperone DnaK produces the protein MSKIIGIDLGTTNSVVSVVEGGEAKVIVNEEGERTTPSTVAFTKDDGTLVGASAKRQAVVNPANTVYSSKRLIGRRLDEVQDLVEKLPYNVVSADKGKDAWIEIEGEKYSPPQIASHVLMKLKKAAESYIGSEVTEAVITVPAYFNDSQRQATKDAGKIAGLKVDRIINEPTAAALAYGFDNQKDRKIVVYDLGGGTFDVSVLEISEGVIEAKSTNGNTALGGDDFDRHIISYIIEEFKKDSGIELAGDKTAIQRLREAAEKAKVELSSKLETEINLPFITADSSGAKHLVMKITRSKLEQLIEPMVKGTLEPCQKALQDAGLKASDISEVLLVGGSTRMPLVQKTVTEFFGKEPHKGINPDEVVAMGAAIQGAVLGGDVKDILLLDVTPLSLGIETLGGIMTPIIEANTTIPTQKSQIFTTAEDNQTQVEIHVLQGERKMSTDNRTLAKFILDKIPAAPRGLPQIEVSFDIDADGILHVTAKDKATDKEQKIKVEASSGLSQEEIDAMIKEAEEKSDEDEQKHKTVQAKNQLDQLIYSTETTFKEHKDKLSDEESKDLEQALESGRTAIKSGNADEIEKASEAITKASHKLAEIMYKQQQSATDGAADAKQPGGEQPDKKKGGDDGEVIDAEITDK